The Aerosakkonema funiforme FACHB-1375 genome window below encodes:
- a CDS encoding HhoA/HhoB/HtrA family serine endopeptidase: MQSEKIYHLLGKIARYGLATFLGAVLISGAIAVLPSQASPKASINSALPPEQSIGLKVPQTKQSNSFVTAAVNRVGPAVVRIDTERTVSRRLDPFFDDPFFRRFFGEDFTAQPRQELLRGQGSGFIIDKGGIILTNAHVVNQADKVMVRLKDGRSLEGQVRGVDEITDLAVVKIDARDRDLPVASLGDSSQVQVGDWAIAVGNPLGLDNTVTLGIVSTLHRSSTEVGVPDKRLDFIQTDAAINPGNSGGPLLNEYGEVIGINTAIRADAMGIGFAIPINKAKEISVVLARGQKVPHPYIGVQMITLTPELAKQNNDDPNTPFTIPEVKGVLVMKVLPNTPAARGGLRKGDAIVEIDGTPVTSAETLQNIVESSRVGQVLNLVVRRGSETLQLSVRTGELQS; encoded by the coding sequence ATGCAGAGTGAAAAAATCTATCACCTTTTGGGTAAGATCGCTCGTTATGGACTTGCCACTTTTTTAGGGGCAGTTCTGATCTCGGGCGCGATCGCAGTCCTACCCTCTCAAGCAAGCCCCAAGGCAAGTATAAATTCAGCTCTTCCCCCAGAGCAAAGCATTGGGCTAAAGGTTCCTCAAACAAAGCAAAGTAACAGTTTTGTAACCGCAGCAGTGAATCGGGTAGGCCCAGCCGTGGTCAGAATCGATACAGAGCGCACGGTTAGCAGGCGCTTAGATCCGTTTTTTGACGATCCATTTTTCCGGCGTTTCTTTGGAGAAGATTTCACCGCACAGCCCAGACAAGAACTGCTGCGCGGCCAAGGTTCCGGGTTCATCATCGACAAAGGCGGCATCATTCTTACCAATGCCCACGTAGTTAACCAAGCCGATAAAGTGATGGTGAGGCTGAAGGATGGGCGCTCCTTAGAAGGACAAGTACGCGGTGTTGACGAAATAACCGACTTAGCTGTAGTCAAGATTGATGCTCGGGATAGAGATTTACCCGTAGCATCGCTAGGCGATTCATCACAGGTGCAGGTAGGAGATTGGGCGATCGCAGTCGGCAATCCTTTAGGGCTTGACAATACTGTCACTTTAGGAATTGTCAGCACTCTGCATCGCTCTTCCACAGAAGTTGGCGTTCCGGATAAACGATTGGATTTTATTCAAACTGACGCAGCAATCAATCCCGGTAATTCTGGTGGCCCGCTGTTAAACGAGTATGGAGAGGTAATTGGAATTAACACCGCCATTCGCGCCGATGCAATGGGCATTGGCTTTGCCATTCCGATTAACAAAGCAAAAGAAATTAGCGTTGTTCTCGCACGGGGTCAAAAAGTCCCTCACCCTTATATAGGAGTTCAAATGATTACGCTAACACCGGAGTTGGCGAAGCAAAATAATGACGATCCAAATACACCTTTCACCATCCCAGAGGTGAAAGGTGTACTTGTGATGAAAGTTTTGCCTAACACACCAGCTGCTAGAGGAGGTCTTCGCAAAGGAGATGCGATCGTGGAAATTGATGGCACTCCCGTTACCAGTGCGGAAACTTTGCAAAATATAGTTGAATCTTCCCGTGTAGGTCAGGTATTGAATCTCGTTGTCCGACGTGGCTCTGAAACCTTGCAGCTATCAGTGCGGACAGGCGAACTGCAATCTTAG
- a CDS encoding metal-sensing transcriptional repressor, whose translation MIGSKDEILYTEKEKLSPRCDEASKDDARHIHTHHSHEEGHSTHSHVHSEESLRRVVNRLSRIEGHVRGIKNMVQESKPCPDVLVQIAAVRGALDRVARMILDEHLTECIARAAKEGNIEVEIEELKAALDRFLP comes from the coding sequence ATGATTGGATCTAAAGACGAAATTTTATATACGGAGAAAGAAAAACTTTCTCCCCGATGTGATGAAGCAAGCAAAGATGATGCGCGTCATATCCATACCCATCATTCTCATGAGGAAGGACATTCCACTCATTCTCACGTTCACTCGGAAGAGTCGCTGCGCCGGGTAGTTAACCGTTTGTCTCGTATTGAAGGACATGTGCGAGGCATTAAGAATATGGTACAGGAGAGTAAACCCTGTCCTGATGTGCTGGTGCAGATTGCCGCAGTCCGGGGTGCTTTAGATCGGGTAGCGAGAATGATTCTCGACGAACATTTAACCGAGTGTATTGCCCGCGCTGCTAAAGAAGGGAATATTGAGGTGGAAATTGAAGAGTTAAAGGCTGCTTTGGATCGGTTTTTGCCGTAA